One window of the Gordonia westfalica genome contains the following:
- a CDS encoding fibronectin type III domain-containing protein, producing the protein MARPMTQPPGTPAAAREPLVRPWTIAVIVAAVLMVAVGSFFSVRALTSIDVPDAPTGLTVDAGTGRLVATWDSVPGASGYQLVRDNGVVVYRGPQTEAVDAAVPAGEHTYRVAALDGDAVSPPSPPQSVRTGATWGVYAPLVAQFPELLPQTPDTAAKWNNAECVRRYAGGRDEVGPSETGNGQVRSVFVVRCAAGAVDRPFGVFWFASKDALNAEYSRSSATSRPVRWKHGTGLIDENGRGVFKITDDPARELAMIVVLRTPAQDVLGMVDSMPI; encoded by the coding sequence ATGGCGCGACCGATGACCCAACCGCCCGGCACGCCCGCCGCCGCGCGCGAACCGCTGGTCCGACCGTGGACGATCGCGGTGATCGTCGCGGCCGTGTTGATGGTGGCGGTCGGCTCCTTCTTCTCCGTGCGCGCTCTCACCAGCATCGACGTGCCGGATGCTCCCACGGGCCTCACCGTCGACGCCGGGACCGGACGCCTCGTCGCGACCTGGGACTCGGTGCCCGGTGCGTCGGGTTATCAACTCGTCCGTGACAACGGCGTCGTCGTGTACCGCGGTCCGCAGACCGAGGCCGTCGACGCTGCCGTGCCGGCGGGTGAACACACCTATCGGGTGGCCGCGCTGGACGGTGACGCGGTCTCGCCGCCGAGCCCGCCGCAGTCCGTGCGGACGGGCGCGACCTGGGGCGTCTATGCGCCGCTCGTCGCGCAGTTCCCCGAACTCCTCCCCCAGACCCCCGACACCGCCGCGAAGTGGAACAACGCCGAGTGCGTCCGCCGATACGCCGGCGGCCGCGACGAGGTCGGACCGTCGGAGACCGGAAACGGCCAGGTGCGCTCCGTGTTCGTCGTCCGATGTGCCGCCGGGGCGGTCGACCGTCCGTTCGGCGTGTTCTGGTTCGCCTCCAAGGACGCCCTCAACGCCGAGTACTCGCGTTCGTCGGCGACCTCGCGTCCGGTGCGGTGGAAGCACGGCACCGGCCTGATCGACGAGAACGGCCGCGGCGTCTTCAAGATCACCGACGACCCGGCGCGGGAACTGGCGATGATCGTGGTGCTCCGGACCCCGGCCCAGGATGTCCTCGGGATGGTCGATTCGATGCCGATCTGA
- a CDS encoding WS/DGAT/MGAT family O-acyltransferase, protein MQRLSGLDASFLYLETRSQLMHVIGLVEIDPSTMPGGYDFAELRSEMERRVAAIPAFRRKLDNSVFNIDHPVWIEDEDFDIQRHVHRVAVPAPGGAGEVAELCGHLAGQTLDRGKPLWELWIIEGQSNGRICAMLRMHHASTDGVTSAEMLAQMCTVTPEPPELDSSKVRETAGPPSRATIAATGAINYFVQRPLAMAKLLPRTVTVPVGWLRRAQKQSAMPAPFMAPRTRFNSTITPHRSIAVSQLSLDDVKRVKNHFGVKINDVVLSLVGGALRTYLVEHDELPDKPLVGMVPVSVHDADESDLVVEGTNKVTGMFTQLSTDIDDPVLRLEKQAEFSRTSKEHHAEIDANILRSWAQFAPGTTLSTAMKVYGNRKLATAHPPIFNVLVSNVAGPDFPLYFLGCRVTAVYPLGPIFHGLGLNITVFSADGHLNVGILACTDQTPDPWEIANAFDDQLKQLLAACD, encoded by the coding sequence ATGCAGCGGTTGAGTGGTCTGGACGCGTCATTTCTCTACCTGGAGACCCGAAGCCAGCTGATGCACGTCATCGGTCTCGTCGAGATCGATCCGAGCACCATGCCGGGCGGGTACGACTTCGCCGAGCTGCGTTCGGAGATGGAGCGTCGCGTCGCCGCGATCCCGGCCTTCCGCCGCAAGCTCGACAACTCGGTCTTCAACATCGACCACCCGGTGTGGATCGAGGACGAGGACTTCGACATCCAGCGGCACGTCCACCGCGTGGCGGTGCCCGCACCGGGCGGTGCCGGTGAGGTCGCCGAACTCTGCGGTCATCTCGCGGGACAGACCCTCGACCGCGGTAAGCCCCTCTGGGAGCTGTGGATCATCGAGGGACAGTCCAACGGCCGCATCTGCGCGATGCTGCGCATGCACCACGCCAGTACGGACGGCGTCACCAGCGCCGAGATGCTCGCCCAGATGTGCACCGTCACGCCGGAACCGCCGGAACTCGATTCGTCCAAGGTCCGTGAGACGGCGGGCCCCCCGTCGCGGGCGACGATCGCCGCGACCGGCGCGATCAACTACTTCGTCCAGCGGCCGCTGGCGATGGCCAAACTGCTGCCGCGGACGGTGACCGTGCCGGTCGGGTGGCTGCGCCGCGCCCAGAAGCAGTCGGCCATGCCAGCCCCGTTCATGGCACCCCGGACCCGGTTCAACTCGACGATCACGCCTCATCGCAGCATCGCCGTCAGCCAGTTGTCCCTCGACGACGTCAAACGGGTGAAGAACCACTTCGGGGTGAAGATCAACGACGTCGTCCTGTCACTGGTCGGCGGTGCCCTGCGCACCTACCTCGTCGAACACGACGAACTGCCCGACAAACCGCTCGTCGGGATGGTGCCGGTGTCGGTGCACGATGCCGACGAGTCCGATCTCGTGGTCGAGGGGACCAACAAGGTGACGGGGATGTTCACCCAGTTGTCCACCGACATCGACGACCCGGTGCTACGCCTCGAGAAGCAGGCGGAGTTCAGCCGTACGTCGAAGGAACACCACGCCGAGATCGACGCCAACATCCTGCGGTCCTGGGCGCAGTTCGCGCCGGGCACCACGCTGTCGACCGCGATGAAGGTCTACGGCAACCGGAAACTGGCGACGGCGCATCCGCCGATCTTCAACGTCCTGGTCTCCAATGTCGCCGGTCCCGACTTCCCGCTCTACTTCCTCGGTTGCCGTGTCACCGCTGTCTATCCGCTGGGCCCGATCTTCCACGGTCTCGGCCTGAACATCACGGTGTTCTCCGCCGACGGTCACCTCAACGTCGGGATCCTCGCGTGCACCGATCAGACCCCGGACCCGTGGGAGATCGCCAACGCCTTCGACGATCAGCTCAAGCAGCTGCTCGCCGCCTGCGACTGA
- the nadE gene encoding ammonia-dependent NAD(+) synthetase yields the protein MRETQRTIIDALGVRPAIDPADEVERRVRFLADYLDAVGASGFVLGISGGVDSTLAGRLAQIAVERVREDGGDAVFVGMRLPYRVQHDEHDAVAAVDFVAADETLTVNVAPGVDALNDEITGATGATLTDFTKGNAKARHRMVAQYAVAGDRGLLVIGADHASENVTGFFTKFGDGAADVLPLSGLNKRQGRSLLRHLGAPRQLWEKVPTADLLDEKAGQTDEDELGLTYDEIDDYLEGREVPVETAEKIEAAWHRNRHKRTTPVELDDIWWRA from the coding sequence ATGCGTGAGACCCAGCGGACCATCATCGACGCCCTGGGGGTCCGCCCCGCCATAGATCCCGCCGACGAGGTGGAGCGACGAGTCCGGTTCCTCGCCGACTACCTGGACGCGGTCGGCGCGTCGGGGTTCGTGCTCGGCATCTCCGGCGGCGTCGATTCGACCCTCGCCGGGCGCCTCGCCCAGATCGCGGTGGAACGCGTCCGGGAAGACGGAGGCGACGCGGTGTTCGTCGGCATGCGTCTCCCCTACCGGGTGCAGCACGACGAACACGACGCCGTCGCGGCCGTCGACTTCGTGGCGGCCGACGAGACGCTGACCGTCAACGTGGCGCCGGGCGTGGACGCCCTGAACGACGAGATCACCGGGGCGACGGGCGCCACGCTCACCGACTTCACCAAGGGCAATGCCAAGGCGCGACACCGCATGGTCGCGCAGTACGCCGTCGCCGGGGACCGCGGGCTGCTGGTGATCGGCGCCGACCACGCGTCAGAGAACGTGACCGGATTCTTCACCAAGTTCGGCGACGGGGCGGCGGATGTCCTGCCGCTGTCGGGTCTGAACAAGCGCCAGGGCAGGTCGCTGCTGCGCCACCTCGGTGCGCCACGGCAACTGTGGGAGAAGGTCCCGACCGCCGACCTGCTCGACGAGAAGGCGGGCCAGACCGACGAGGACGAACTGGGCCTGACCTACGACGAGATCGACGACTACCTCGAGGGTCGCGAGGTCCCCGTCGAGACCGCGGAGAAGATCGAGGCCGCGTGGCATCGCAACCGCCACAAGCGCACCACGCCGGTGGAACTCGACGACATCTGGTGGCGGGCCTAG
- a CDS encoding SixA phosphatase family protein, which translates to MSDARTLILMRHGKSGYPPATRDHDRPLAERGDRQAALAGRWMADEGLRIDAVLCSTSTRTRQTLERTGVRAPVTYVEDIYGGDADDVLETIRIHAPADAATLLVVGHEPGMPQTALTLDPAGPIDRFPTSAYAVLTVSQPWDRLGMAPDPDARLVGVRIPREE; encoded by the coding sequence ATGAGCGACGCACGGACCCTGATCCTGATGCGTCACGGGAAGTCGGGCTATCCCCCGGCGACGCGCGACCACGACCGCCCACTCGCCGAACGCGGCGACCGGCAGGCCGCGCTCGCCGGACGCTGGATGGCCGACGAAGGCCTCCGTATCGACGCAGTGCTCTGCTCGACGTCCACCCGGACCCGTCAGACCCTCGAGCGGACCGGCGTCCGGGCGCCGGTCACCTACGTCGAGGACATCTACGGCGGTGACGCCGACGACGTGCTGGAGACCATCCGCATCCATGCGCCGGCCGACGCGGCCACCCTGCTCGTCGTCGGACACGAACCCGGGATGCCGCAGACCGCGCTGACGCTCGATCCCGCCGGACCGATCGACCGGTTTCCCACATCCGCCTATGCGGTACTCACCGTGTCGCAGCCGTGGGATCGACTCGGCATGGCCCCGGACCCCGACGCCCGCCTTGTCGGCGTCCGGATACCCCGCGAGGAGTGA
- a CDS encoding DMT family transporter produces MHTWVPALLAVLAALMIAAGTVLRQRASRVNGAITIGWWVGAAIALCGFGLQASALGLGSILLVQPLVVLAVLFALPLEAWADHRHPAPVEWAWGGVLVACVATFLIVSRPEPSLRRPDALLLGCTVGAVIGIVVALVICAQRSSPHYKALFYGLVAGTLFGVSALLVKAVIFQITHEFWRTFLQPEIYLFVLVVVCAVIAQQLGFGAGDLQTSFPSMTVAEPAVAMVLGVLLLGENLNVSVPTALFLGIVLAIMVRAVCELAKLSAVRGYEQAVAAEMEMPPAEGRPAA; encoded by the coding sequence GTGCACACCTGGGTACCCGCGCTACTGGCGGTGTTGGCGGCGCTGATGATCGCGGCCGGCACCGTGCTGCGTCAGCGTGCGTCCCGGGTCAACGGTGCGATCACGATCGGATGGTGGGTGGGCGCCGCCATCGCGCTCTGCGGCTTCGGGCTGCAGGCCTCGGCCCTGGGGCTGGGATCGATTCTGCTGGTGCAGCCGCTCGTCGTCCTCGCGGTCCTCTTCGCGCTACCGCTGGAGGCGTGGGCGGATCACCGGCACCCCGCACCCGTCGAGTGGGCGTGGGGTGGGGTGCTCGTCGCCTGCGTCGCGACGTTCCTGATCGTCTCGCGGCCGGAACCGTCGCTGAGACGCCCCGACGCGCTGCTGCTGGGATGCACCGTGGGCGCCGTCATCGGCATCGTCGTGGCGCTGGTGATCTGCGCCCAGCGCTCCAGCCCGCACTACAAGGCGCTGTTCTACGGACTCGTGGCGGGCACGCTCTTCGGGGTGTCGGCGCTGCTGGTCAAGGCCGTGATCTTCCAGATCACCCACGAGTTCTGGCGGACCTTCCTCCAGCCGGAGATCTACCTGTTCGTGCTGGTCGTGGTCTGCGCGGTGATCGCCCAGCAACTCGGTTTCGGGGCGGGCGACCTGCAGACGTCGTTCCCGTCCATGACCGTCGCCGAGCCGGCCGTCGCGATGGTGCTGGGCGTCCTGCTGCTCGGCGAGAACCTCAATGTCTCGGTGCCGACGGCGCTGTTCCTCGGCATCGTGCTCGCGATCATGGTCCGCGCGGTGTGCGAGCTGGCGAAGCTGTCGGCCGTGCGCGGATACGAGCAGGCCGTGGCGGCCGAGATGGAGATGCCGCCGGCCGAGGGACGGCCGGCGGCATAG
- a CDS encoding flavodoxin domain-containing protein, which produces MSVVILYGTETGTGELVADAIADALNQHDPSIYDMSEYAVEDLVPEDFLVIVCSTYGEGELPTGAEPFADELESVNPDLGGLRFAVFGLGDSIYDTFNRGGEIVAEMLTKRGAVQVGEHARHDNSSSIKPAKQAEEWAEGIAELIEG; this is translated from the coding sequence ATGTCGGTCGTCATCCTCTACGGAACCGAGACCGGAACGGGAGAGCTCGTCGCAGACGCGATCGCGGACGCGCTCAACCAGCACGATCCCTCGATCTATGACATGAGCGAGTACGCGGTCGAGGACCTCGTGCCCGAAGACTTCCTGGTGATCGTCTGCTCGACATACGGCGAGGGCGAGCTGCCCACCGGTGCCGAGCCCTTCGCCGACGAACTCGAGAGCGTCAACCCCGACCTCGGCGGGCTGCGCTTCGCGGTGTTCGGACTCGGCGACTCGATCTACGACACCTTCAACCGCGGCGGCGAGATCGTCGCCGAGATGCTGACGAAGCGCGGCGCCGTCCAGGTCGGCGAGCACGCCCGCCACGACAACTCGTCGTCGATCAAGCCCGCGAAGCAGGCCGAGGAATGGGCCGAGGGCATCGCCGAACTGATCGAGGGCTGA
- a CDS encoding CoA-acylating methylmalonate-semialdehyde dehydrogenase, with protein MSAPAVPSIPHFLNGKRVTAEGGRFANVFNPSTGAVQAQVPLASTDEVAAAVATASKAQKEWAAWNPQRRARVLMRFVDLVNKNADELATTLSLEHGKTHADALGDIQRGVEVIEFAIGIPHLIKGEFTEGAGSGIDVHSVRQPLGVVAGITPFNFPAMIPLWKAGPALACGNAFILKPSERDPSVPVRLAELFTEAGLPDGVFQVVHGDKESVDALLTHPDVKALGFVGSSDIAQYIYSTAAAHGKRSQCFGGAKNHMIIMPDANLDQVVDALIGAGYGSAGERCMAISVAVPVGEETADRLRAKLIDRVNALRVGHSLDPKADYGPLVTAAALERVRGYITKGVEEGAELVIDGRERTSNEQTFGDEDISKGYFIGPTLFDHVTKDMTSYQEEIFGPVLQIVRAADYEEALALATDHQYGNGTAIFTQDGDAARDFAARVDVGMVGVNVPIPVPVAYYTFGGWKRSGFGDLNQHGPASIQFYTKTKTITTRWPSGIKDGAEFVIPTMD; from the coding sequence GTGTCCGCTCCCGCAGTCCCGTCCATCCCGCACTTCCTGAACGGCAAGCGCGTCACCGCCGAGGGCGGTCGCTTCGCCAATGTCTTCAACCCCAGCACCGGTGCCGTGCAGGCGCAGGTTCCGCTGGCCTCGACCGACGAGGTCGCTGCGGCCGTCGCCACCGCCTCGAAGGCGCAGAAGGAGTGGGCCGCGTGGAACCCGCAGCGTCGTGCGCGCGTCCTCATGCGCTTCGTCGACCTGGTCAACAAGAACGCCGACGAGCTCGCGACCACGCTGTCGCTCGAGCACGGCAAGACCCACGCCGACGCCCTCGGGGACATCCAGCGCGGCGTCGAGGTCATCGAATTCGCCATCGGCATCCCGCATCTCATCAAGGGTGAGTTCACCGAAGGTGCCGGCAGTGGCATCGACGTGCATTCGGTCCGCCAGCCGCTCGGTGTGGTCGCCGGCATCACGCCCTTCAACTTCCCGGCGATGATCCCGCTGTGGAAGGCCGGTCCTGCCCTCGCCTGCGGTAACGCCTTCATCCTCAAGCCCAGCGAGCGTGACCCGTCGGTTCCGGTCCGCCTAGCTGAATTGTTCACCGAGGCAGGGCTTCCCGACGGCGTCTTCCAGGTCGTCCACGGCGACAAGGAATCGGTCGACGCGCTGCTCACCCACCCCGACGTCAAGGCCCTCGGCTTTGTCGGCAGCTCGGACATCGCGCAGTACATCTACTCGACCGCAGCCGCACACGGTAAGCGTTCGCAGTGCTTCGGTGGCGCCAAGAACCACATGATCATCATGCCCGACGCCAACCTCGACCAGGTCGTCGATGCGCTGATCGGTGCCGGTTACGGCAGTGCCGGCGAGCGTTGCATGGCCATCTCGGTCGCGGTCCCGGTCGGCGAGGAGACCGCAGATCGTCTGCGCGCCAAGCTGATCGACCGCGTCAACGCGCTGCGCGTCGGCCACAGCCTCGACCCCAAGGCCGACTACGGCCCCCTGGTCACCGCGGCCGCCCTCGAGCGTGTCCGCGGCTACATCACCAAGGGCGTCGAGGAGGGTGCCGAGCTGGTCATCGACGGCCGCGAGCGCACCAGCAACGAGCAGACCTTCGGTGATGAGGACATCTCGAAGGGCTACTTCATCGGACCGACCCTGTTCGACCATGTCACCAAGGACATGACCTCGTACCAGGAAGAGATCTTCGGTCCGGTGCTGCAGATCGTTCGCGCAGCCGACTACGAGGAAGCCCTCGCGCTGGCCACCGACCACCAGTACGGCAACGGCACCGCCATCTTCACCCAGGACGGCGACGCGGCCCGCGACTTCGCCGCACGCGTCGACGTCGGCATGGTCGGCGTCAACGTGCCGATCCCGGTCCCGGTGGCGTACTACACCTTTGGTGGATGGAAGCGCTCGGGCTTCGGCGACCTCAACCAGCATGGTCCGGCGTCGATCCAGTTCTACACCAAGACCAAGACCATCACCACGCGCTGGCCGTCGGGCATCAAGGACGGCGCCGAGTTCGTCATCCCGACGATGGACTGA
- a CDS encoding acyl-CoA dehydrogenase family protein, translating to MTTLAEAAVARLDGDERVIVETAAAFAAKKLAPYALEWDASKHFPVAELREAAELGMGAIYCSEDAGGSGLRRLDGVRIFEQLAYADPAVASFLSIHNMCAWMIDHYGTDEQRNKWVPRLATMETIASYCLTEPGAGSDAAALATRAERSGDEYVLTGVKQFISGAGSSDLYVVMARTGDAGPKGISTFLIEKDTPGLSFGAQEHKMGWNAQPTAQVVLDEVRVPASNLLAETEGIGFGIAMNGLNGGRLNIAASSLGGAQAAFDKAAAYVSSRRAFGNSLLDEPTIRFTLADMATSLQTSRLMLWHAAAALDDNAPDKVEQCAMAKRFVTDSCYDVADQALQLHGGYGYLSEYGIEKIVRDLRVHRILEGTNEIMRVVLGRSIASRYRES from the coding sequence ATGACCACACTTGCCGAGGCTGCGGTCGCGCGGCTCGACGGTGACGAACGCGTCATCGTCGAGACCGCGGCGGCCTTCGCGGCCAAGAAGCTGGCGCCTTATGCGCTGGAATGGGATGCGTCCAAACACTTTCCGGTGGCCGAACTCCGTGAGGCGGCCGAACTGGGGATGGGTGCCATCTACTGTTCCGAGGACGCCGGGGGCAGCGGACTCCGTCGCCTCGACGGAGTGCGGATCTTCGAGCAGCTGGCCTACGCCGACCCGGCCGTCGCGTCGTTCCTCTCCATCCACAACATGTGCGCCTGGATGATCGACCACTACGGCACCGACGAGCAGCGCAACAAGTGGGTGCCGCGGCTGGCGACGATGGAGACCATCGCGAGCTACTGCCTCACCGAGCCGGGCGCCGGATCGGACGCGGCCGCGCTCGCCACCCGAGCCGAACGTTCGGGTGACGAGTACGTCCTCACCGGGGTCAAGCAGTTCATCTCCGGTGCCGGGTCGTCGGATCTGTACGTGGTGATGGCCCGCACCGGCGACGCCGGTCCCAAGGGCATCTCCACCTTCCTGATCGAGAAGGACACCCCCGGACTGAGTTTCGGTGCGCAGGAACACAAGATGGGCTGGAACGCCCAGCCCACCGCGCAGGTCGTCCTCGACGAGGTGCGGGTCCCGGCGTCGAACCTCCTCGCCGAGACCGAGGGCATCGGGTTCGGCATCGCGATGAACGGCCTCAACGGCGGCCGGCTCAACATCGCCGCGTCGTCCCTCGGCGGTGCCCAGGCGGCCTTCGACAAGGCGGCCGCGTACGTCTCGAGTCGTCGTGCGTTCGGCAACTCGCTGCTCGACGAGCCGACCATCCGGTTCACGCTCGCCGACATGGCGACCTCGCTGCAGACCTCACGGCTGATGCTGTGGCATGCGGCGGCCGCACTCGACGACAACGCCCCCGACAAGGTGGAGCAGTGTGCGATGGCCAAGCGGTTCGTCACCGACAGCTGCTACGACGTGGCCGACCAGGCGCTGCAGCTGCACGGCGGCTACGGGTATCTGTCGGAGTACGGAATCGAGAAAATCGTCCGCGACCTCCGTGTGCACCGCATCCTGGAAGGGACCAACGAGATCATGCGGGTCGTCCTCGGCCGTTCGATCGCGTCCCGATACCGGGAGAGCTGA
- the mmsB gene encoding 3-hydroxyisobutyrate dehydrogenase — MTTIAFLGLGNMGGPMAANLVKAGHTVRGFDLSPDAVETAKSNGIETFPAAIEAVSGAEVVITMLPNGGIVKKVYDEVLPATPTGALFIDSSTISVDDAREIHRRAVDHGFAQVDAPVSGGVKGATAGTLAFMVGGEDEAFSAARGTLDPMAGKIIHCGAAGAGQAAKVCNNMLLAVQQIAVGEAFVLAQKLGLDEQALYDVVTGATGNCWAIETNCPVPGPVPTSPANNDFKPGFATALMNKDLGLAMDAVASTGSRAPLGSHAAQLYRGFAEQHADLDFSAIITSLH; from the coding sequence ATGACGACGATCGCTTTCCTCGGTCTCGGCAACATGGGTGGCCCGATGGCCGCCAACCTGGTCAAGGCCGGCCACACTGTGCGTGGGTTCGACCTGTCGCCCGACGCGGTCGAGACCGCCAAGTCCAACGGGATCGAGACGTTCCCCGCGGCCATCGAGGCCGTCTCCGGGGCCGAGGTCGTGATCACCATGCTGCCCAACGGCGGCATCGTGAAGAAGGTCTACGACGAGGTCCTGCCGGCCACCCCGACCGGTGCGCTCTTCATCGACTCGTCGACCATCTCGGTCGACGATGCGCGGGAGATCCACCGCCGCGCCGTCGACCACGGGTTCGCCCAGGTCGACGCGCCGGTGTCGGGTGGCGTCAAGGGTGCCACCGCGGGCACGCTGGCCTTCATGGTCGGCGGCGAGGACGAGGCCTTCTCCGCCGCACGCGGAACCCTCGATCCGATGGCGGGCAAGATCATCCACTGCGGTGCGGCGGGTGCCGGCCAGGCGGCGAAGGTGTGCAACAACATGCTGCTCGCCGTCCAGCAGATCGCGGTCGGCGAGGCGTTCGTCCTCGCGCAGAAGCTGGGCCTCGACGAGCAGGCTCTCTACGACGTGGTCACCGGTGCCACCGGTAACTGCTGGGCCATCGAGACCAACTGCCCGGTTCCCGGCCCGGTCCCGACCTCGCCGGCGAACAACGACTTCAAGCCGGGGTTCGCCACCGCACTGATGAACAAGGACCTCGGTCTGGCGATGGACGCCGTCGCCAGCACCGGTTCCCGCGCCCCGCTCGGAAGCCACGCCGCGCAGCTGTACCGCGGCTTCGCCGAGCAGCACGCTGATCTCGACTTCAGCGCGATCATCACCTCGCTGCACTAG
- a CDS encoding type IV toxin-antitoxin system AbiEi family antitoxin domain-containing protein, producing the protein MDITELTVRRDGVFSAREALECGVSSSTIQRKVAAGEWRAVTRGVYLVTGHARSARAQARIAVLSVHTDAVLGGAAAAWWLGLHDAEPRKHIVFTRTRGAARRSSATALTRYRHLHDADITEYQGLRVTEPALTVLDASLDLGMSIIDSTLLTKRVTVEALDAAHTRYPRRHRATRAASYLRLLGDGARSEAERLTVNLLTTGGVSGWIANMPAFGYIIDFAIPHVKVAVEIDGFAFHRDATAFRRDRLKRNLLVANGWTVLNFTWTDLVERPTEVVEEVKGALHRAAS; encoded by the coding sequence ATGGACATCACCGAACTGACCGTCCGCAGAGATGGCGTGTTCTCGGCCCGAGAGGCTCTCGAATGCGGCGTCAGCTCGTCGACGATCCAACGCAAGGTGGCCGCCGGAGAGTGGAGAGCGGTGACGCGCGGCGTCTATCTCGTCACCGGACATGCCCGTTCGGCACGCGCGCAGGCGCGGATCGCAGTCCTCTCGGTACATACCGATGCGGTGCTGGGAGGTGCGGCTGCCGCCTGGTGGCTGGGCCTCCACGATGCCGAACCCCGTAAACACATCGTCTTCACGAGGACGCGGGGCGCCGCCCGCCGATCGTCGGCGACGGCGTTGACCCGATACCGGCACCTTCACGACGCGGACATCACGGAGTACCAGGGACTTCGGGTCACCGAGCCGGCACTGACCGTCCTGGACGCCTCCCTCGACCTCGGGATGAGCATCATCGACTCGACTCTGTTGACGAAACGGGTCACCGTCGAGGCACTCGACGCCGCGCACACCCGCTACCCGAGGCGGCATCGCGCAACACGCGCGGCCTCCTATCTGCGACTTCTCGGCGACGGCGCGAGATCGGAAGCCGAGCGGCTCACCGTGAATCTGCTGACGACCGGTGGCGTCTCGGGCTGGATCGCGAACATGCCCGCGTTCGGCTACATCATCGACTTCGCGATCCCCCACGTGAAGGTCGCGGTGGAGATCGACGGATTCGCGTTCCACCGTGACGCCACCGCATTTCGGCGGGATCGGTTGAAGCGCAACCTGCTGGTCGCGAACGGATGGACCGTACTCAACTTCACGTGGACTGACCTCGTCGAGCGCCCGACCGAGGTCGTCGAGGAGGTCAAGGGCGCACTTCACCGAGCTGCCAGCTGA
- a CDS encoding MarR family winged helix-turn-helix transcriptional regulator has translation MAGRSMDFDPIAEARDNWTEAGWSDVADGMVAVTSVMRAHQILLARVEAALRPFDLSFSRFELLRLLAFSRQGALPITKASDRLQVHVTSVTHAIRRLEEGGLVRRVPHPTDGRTTLVEITDLGRSTVEDATKTLNEEVFADVGMSDGEMAGLVGAIQSLRKHNGDF, from the coding sequence ATGGCAGGGCGCAGCATGGACTTCGATCCCATCGCCGAGGCACGGGACAACTGGACCGAAGCCGGATGGAGCGACGTCGCCGACGGCATGGTGGCGGTGACCTCGGTGATGCGCGCACACCAGATCCTGCTCGCCCGCGTCGAGGCCGCGTTGCGCCCCTTCGATCTCAGCTTCTCCCGATTCGAACTCCTCCGGCTCCTGGCATTCTCACGTCAGGGCGCACTCCCGATCACCAAGGCCAGCGATCGTCTGCAGGTCCACGTCACGAGCGTCACCCACGCGATCCGTCGCCTCGAGGAAGGCGGCCTCGTCCGCCGCGTCCCGCACCCGACCGACGGGCGCACCACCCTCGTCGAGATCACCGACCTCGGCCGCTCCACCGTCGAGGACGCCACCAAGACCCTCAACGAGGAGGTCTTCGCCGACGTCGGCATGTCCGACGGCGAGATGGCCGGCCTCGTCGGCGCCATCCAGTCGCTGCGGAAGCACAACGGGGATTTCTGA
- a CDS encoding TetR/AcrR family transcriptional regulator codes for MIRVARPRVHTDDVREKLLDEAVRIVEDGGLGALSVRDVAHAAGTSTSAVYSLLGSKEGLARGVLLRAFASFEAAQTTATIDGTDPDGETADLTGLGIAYVGWALEHPRLYELMFGEARSGIEPTEETKAAAARAIGPLREGVSRAIEAGVFRDAEVDTVAASLWAQVHGSALLLLAGHYPAGADPVAATYAVIDGWRAVDR; via the coding sequence ATGATCCGCGTGGCAAGACCCCGTGTACACACCGACGACGTGCGTGAGAAGTTGCTGGACGAAGCGGTCCGCATCGTCGAGGACGGCGGGTTGGGCGCGTTGTCGGTGCGGGACGTCGCCCATGCCGCGGGCACGTCGACGTCCGCGGTGTACTCGTTGCTCGGCAGCAAGGAGGGCCTCGCCCGCGGGGTACTCCTCCGCGCATTCGCGTCCTTCGAGGCCGCGCAGACGACCGCCACGATCGACGGCACCGACCCCGACGGCGAGACCGCCGATCTCACGGGTCTGGGAATCGCCTATGTCGGCTGGGCGCTGGAGCACCCGCGGCTCTACGAGTTGATGTTCGGGGAGGCGCGTTCCGGCATCGAACCGACCGAGGAGACCAAGGCCGCCGCCGCGCGGGCGATCGGACCGCTGCGCGAGGGCGTCTCGCGGGCCATCGAAGCCGGCGTCTTCCGCGACGCGGAAGTGGACACCGTGGCCGCGTCGTTGTGGGCCCAGGTCCACGGTTCGGCGCTGCTCCTGCTCGCCGGCCACTACCCCGCCGGGGCCGATCCCGTCGCCGCGACGTACGCCGTCATCGACGGTTGGCGCGCCGTCGATCGCTGA